DNA from Prunus persica cultivar Lovell chromosome G6, Prunus_persica_NCBIv2, whole genome shotgun sequence:
ACACATAAAGCTCAAAACTACTACATTCACTAACTTGCGATAAGGATGAGTGAATTTTCTCCTCCTTTCATCTAGGATTAGATGTTCGATGCtggtattttaatttcttactaCATTGGTTGTTTTATATTTCTAAGATCTGCCGGAAAGATCATGGGATGCTGGGTGTAGAGCATCTGGGCTAAAGGTTTATAATTTTTACTGTTTTCTTCCCGTCTAATTATGGTAAGTCTGCCCTTGAAAGTGGTGTCAGGGCCTTTGGGTCCGAAgtagagaataatgcctttgAATATTGATTTGGGTTATTGGAAATTATTGCAGATCTCGGACAAGATCTAGGTCTCCAGTTTCTTCTGTAAGTTTTGTTTACACTCTTTCATCTCTTCTTGAATTTAAAAGAGCAATGGAAAAACAAAGTGAACCTCATATATAATGCATTCCATTATTATGCTCCTGAATAGTCTTCTACAACTGAATGCAGGCTAGTCCCAGGACTCTGAGCAGATCCAAGTCAAGATCCAGAAGCTTATCCCGGTCGCTTTCACCTTCTGCAAGGtactttccttttgtttctaaTGATTGTTATcaattcttttcctttctcaggATCACCATCATAGAATAGATGTTATATATCTGTCTCTGCATTTTTTATCAAATAGCAGCAAAGTAATAGCATTTTAGGTACTAACTATGGTTGTAATTTGCAGGTGAGATCTAAACGAAGCCACGCCATTGACTCCAGAGATAGCGCTATTAAGTACAACTTTCTAGTGCTTTTTCTTTGGGGACACGATAgggaaatcagtaacttgatGTAGTGTTCTAGACATTTTGATTAGGACCTTCATTGGATGGCCTAGTATTGCATCTATGAAATGGTTAGTTTGAAGATAATATgatgtattaaattaaaaccattttactttttgcttttgaagTGGGATATATGCAGCGCTTGCGGTTGATGTTCAGTcttgtattaaattaaatcattttacttttttctttgtctctGTTCTGATCCTGCATTGGTCTCCATCCAAAACTTGACAGCAGTGAGTTAAGAAATAAGAAGTTCGCTAGCCCGTGTGAGTTCATGAACGAAGTTATTAGCTCAATTTGAAAAGCGTATAACAGGTTTATACATATGAAAAACGTAGTTGGGTAGAAAGATTCCCACATAGGTAGCTTAATCTAATTAGTATAGGTCAGTGAGTATGTAATCATCAAGCTACATCAAAGTAGTGCTGCGCCAGAGTCCAGTCAGACCACGAAAACATTTGAGGAATCAGGATCAGTTTGTTCTTGGGTTGAGATGGAATGGATATTCTATTTAGAAGTCATGTTGTTGCTTCCAAAGACttggtttatttttcttgaaccCATTGGGTTGATGAAGGCATTAACATGcatattttggttttctataAATGAAAACCAGAAAACACCACGTCAAATTTTCCTTGGTAAAACGAGTGTTTTTTAGTTCTGGGAACATTCTACATCGTATATGGGAGTTGACTCGGGAGTATGTTGAATGTAAAAACTTACGAAAAATCATTTATgtgtgtggtgcgggtttaaaAGTTCAAAAGAAGACGAGCACTAGTCAGAAAAATTGGGAAAGATTTGAGTTCTTGTATACCAATAATTGttcaaaagttaaaaaccACGCATAAGCATTTGCATTTGAGGAATATGTTTTTGGACATAAATAAATGACCCACTGTTTACTTTATCCCGAAGAATTGCGTTTTTGTGGGTCGTCACAGTGCTCAATTTCTAGCTTTGCCACATCCAAAACGAGATCTTATTTCATATCCTCAAGGCGAAGAAACTAGAGGAAGCTTAAGTCCATCACACCACCATGTGGCTGCAAAGATCATTTTCAGAGCCACGCCACAGTATTTTTTGGAGTCTGTCAGGTCATGACTAGACACCAAGCATTATAATATTATCGTTTTTCAAGCATACATAACTTTTGATTTCAGTTATAGTAGTGGTAGTTTGCTTCACCAAAACAAGGATAACGAGAAAGGCCTATGACCGATTTTGTGAAGGTGTCCTCTCGGACCCATGCCTTTGCCGGAAGCTGTTCCCTCTCATCGCTGAGTCTGACCCACTGCCACCCTGGTGAACAGCAGCCCAACCTTGGTCTCGGTCAACCTGATTCATCGAGAATGAAGGCAAGTGATCTCTTTCCCATGCATGAAAACGATTAGGTAAAGGATTTTCAGCTTCTTGATAATTACGACCTGATGAGCCAGAGGGGAAAAAATAGAAACCACCATTTTGATCCGATGATGAAGCCACTGGCCCTACTTGAGCCACGCCTCTTTGACTGCTGGATCTTCGGGCTCCTTGAATTATGGGTGTCCGCATGGTTGGTGAATTACtaggttgttgttgttgatagtATGCCTGGAGAGCTTGGACTCTGTCACGGGCCCGGGCATTGCTGCCTGGATAAGGAGGAATCATTGAAGACGTGACAGAGCTGCCAGCTCTAGCACTAGAACTGCACGAAGAATTCCCCATGTTAACGTCTCAAGGATTCATGtgattaatataaaaaaatcgcATTAAATACTTAATGCTTCAATAAACATGATacctatatatatgtgtaatGCAAATTCTCATCCAAACAATTCCAATAATAGATTTTGAAACCAAGGATCGATATGGTATATATCAGCCCACATCCAACCAATCCACTCTTATCTCACATAGcccattttctctttgtaATCTTCACACACATTGCGTGTGTGATACATCTAAAACATTCTAATAAGCAATTAATATTGCTTCCATTACAGTAAATGAAGGATGAAAACAGTCTGAAAAGCACCTTCAAATTTTGTCAAGGCATACCTGTGACCAACAAGGAATGGGTGCATAAAAGATCCTGATCTTGGTAAATCTGAACTCGGCCTAGCAGATCTTTGAGTAACAGATGGAATTGAACCCTGCTCAGCGCCACCAATATGATTGTTGGTTGTAGAAAATGGAGGCGGGGAATGGTGCTCCCAACTGTGATAATGAAGATCCATGGCAGGAAAAGCATAGGAGTTTGGTATTTCACTAGGTACTGATGTGCCACTCCAATGATGGTTAAAGTTGGAAGCTTCTGACACACTTCCACTGGAGTTTGAGGATGACGGGTGAATTGGCCCAAAGTAAGCAATATATGGGCAAGGATGACCAGCAGATGATACAGCTGTATGCTCAGCAAAGATGGCATGTTGTCCAAGTAAATCATGATCTGCATTGCAACATTACTCCTATAAATGTTACACATTATAGGCTAACCTCTGCCAAACTACAATAGAATATCACAAGTTAAATGAAAAGCAAAAGGTCTTACATGAAGTTGGCGAGAACTCCCCTTCCCTGTTAattgtaaaaaagaaaaagtttaacACACAGGAGGAGAAAATATTGCACATAAAtagcaacaaaaaatttaaaaaaacaaaagtctgCTTGCAACATCATAGAGTTCATTAGAGGCAATTAAATTTAAACtctaaaattgttttgatagTCTTGCcatcttttctgaaaaaaGTTAAccttgaaattcaaaaatagaaACTCATATCCTCTGCTCCTACCACACCCTCACCCTATGGCTGGTCTTCTTTTAAAGTTGCTGGTTATTTTCTGAAAACTTTTTAAAGACTGTacatgttataatatattcataTGTTCATGTCATTTATGTTATACGATTTGTTTAAATATTTGGTAAAAGTTTGTCAATTAGTTAAAAGTTtaagttaattttatttaatcaataaacaaacattaaaatGAACAAAACTATTTCTAATACCAATGCTTATGTCAGAGTCGATAAGACTTTCTAGAAAGAACAAATCCCAAATTCTCTTTTTGCTGAAACTTCAAAACATTtgggaagaaaggaagaaaaaaataaatatagagtAACCATAAGTAATTGCGACTGTAGGAGAAGAAATAAGATACTATAACAAATATGAGAAAAACAGCAcggaggaaaaagaaaataaaaaactatcTTTACATATTGGCACAATAGCCAGATGATTCTGCTCAGTGCTTTCTTGTTACTTCCCAGGAAAACGTAACTGCACCCAAAAGTGTGCAATCAATAAGGGTTCCCAGGAAACCAAAGATCCATTGGCACTGATACTTTCCGTCAAAACACTGATTCTACATGTTTTGCTCAACCCAACCAATGTGCAAAATTAACAGCAAACTCTTAAGTAAACTTATTGAGagatgaaatggagtggtaaaAAGAAGATGGCAGAATAAAATCCAGTTAGCCACATGCAACTGCTTTCCAACTCTTTATGGTTACTTTGGGTTCCTTTGTGAAGATATCCTCTCCTTGCACATACCAGGAGGAACAATTTATTGCAAAGATCCatatgaatgttttttttattcaaacttGCAAATTTAACAAACATAAAAGAACACGTGAGGGTCAAAACACTTTggccaagaaaagaaaagacaactAAGGTTCCTTCATAAAAGACACCGTTTGCATAGATCCGTTTGAAAACTAACCCTTTTTCTAAAAGTTTAGATTTTTAACCCGCTTTAAACTTGAAAAGATTAGTTGTGGTCAATATGTGAGTCAAGATGTGGGTCGGGATCTCGAATCCCCATCTAAACCTATATCTCAACTCAATTTCCATTTCGTCAAGCTCTTGACATAGTTCAAAATAGATCAGTTTTCTAATGATCCTATGTAAACTAGTTGTATTTTGAACCCAATAAACTAAAAGCTAATTACAGAAGAACTAGAACCAAAATAAGTTTAAGCATGAAGTGTAGCAAACGAGATCACTTACTCAAATGATGAAGGAAGTCGTGCTAAGCTACCAAATGGACACCAGTGAACACCAAAGGACTGCAAAAAGCATTTGTataccaaacaaaaatatcaaaatggcGAACAAGATTCTGTTAAACAGTAGTCTATAGAGCACATCAGTCAATCTAAGTCTTTATCCATACACACACAAGATATAGAAGTTCAGCATCAAAACATGtcacttctattttttttttaatccattCAACAGAGAATAACATGCAGAAGGATATTAGGTTGTCCTCCTTAAGATTATTGGGAAGCTACTtgtgaaaggaaataaatgaCAGCAATATGCAAATGCTTCATGTGGCACCACTACTTCAATATGGAGGATTCTAGTTAGGCTCTTCTTAGAAATATTCGTCAATCTAATCTTCAATAACGTTCCGCtcttcaatttaatgtaacgggaagaaattaaaaagacAACTAAAAATATGAGGCTTTGGTTCTCTTCGATTCCTCTTTGTTCCTTTCCAGATTTGAAGGCAAAGGAAGGCCTTCATAACTGATATAGATAACACTTCGCACATTTGAAAATGAACCTTCAATTAGATCTTCTATTGATAGCACTGTACAATAAAATATTACCTCAATCAGTTCAGGCTCTTCTCAATAACTGTAAGCTTACTGTGTTCTGCCTATTTAACAAATTTGAGAGTTTGCTCCTAAATAGCCTCGTTAACTTCACATCacatttgacaaaaaaattgatacCAGCCATGTTGAAATGTTAATGGTCAAGCTAAATATTTTTATCCCCAGGCACAAAGTAACTTACCTATAAGCTGAGGTGAGTGTTCACCACTAGCAAGGGAGAAAATTGAGATTCTGACTATGTGTTACGAGTAGC
Protein-coding regions in this window:
- the LOC18772607 gene encoding uncharacterized protein LOC18772607 produces the protein MGLGSDEEVVVEDSDGVGGGGGCGGKSYGGSVSCSICLEVVADNGDRSWAKLQCGHQFHLDCIGSAFNIKGAMQCPNCRKIEKGQWLYANGYRSIQEFGVDDWTHDEDLYDLGYSEMSFGVHWCPFGSLARLPSSFEEGEFSPTSYHDLLGQHAIFAEHTAVSSAGHPCPYIAYFGPIHPSSSNSSGSVSEASNFNHHWSGTSVPSEIPNSYAFPAMDLHYHSWEHHSPPPFSTTNNHIGGAEQGSIPSVTQRSARPSSDLPRSGSFMHPFLVGHSSSARAGSSVTSSMIPPYPGSNARARDRVQALQAYYQQQQPSNSPTMRTPIIQGARRSSSQRGVAQVGPVASSSDQNGGFYFFPSGSSGRNYQEAENPLPNRFHAWERDHLPSFSMNQVDRDQGWAAVHQGGSGSDSAMRGNSFRQRHGSERTPSQNRS